A genomic stretch from Verrucomicrobiia bacterium includes:
- a CDS encoding glycoside hydrolase family 127 protein, whose translation MRTPLMHGSLAVFLLSATLIHSAAPQPVPFKTPDRLPDQFQPLSPAEVKLEGFLGERIQRNALSRLAKVDLEPLLAGFRQKPGSHPWIGEHIGKWMHAATLAWAYTGDAALRAKLDYAAAELIKTQEADGYLGTYTPDKRFGLYPGADWDVWSHKYCLMGLLTYYQYTGNAAALAASRKAADLLIATFPAKKSILAAGTHVGMAATSVLEPIVLLYRHTGEAKYLEFARYIVRSWDEPNGPRIIAALLKEGKVNKTANGKAYEMLSNLVGLCELARATGEAELLLPVEKAVQDIINTKMYLTGGMSQGEHFREDHYLPNGMGAHVSETCVSTTWVQLLWQMLRLKGEALYGRELERILYNHLAAAQRPDGEQWCYFTSLEGTKPYGPGINCCVSSGPRGMALAAQCAYFKTRDARGQESLFINLLEPGRVTTTVNGQAVTLDFASSYPEGGEFKVRVTASQPVVLGLQCRIPPWAAKDAAATARVVAPRLWRNGDSLTLLELPARPQQLIAGQHGNEGRAALAYGPFVLALDTALNPGLDSPNLLGLVDDRLQRRPGTLEFVAQVKSLRDPAPRPAVWVPFANAGATGGRFQVWLRAPGAALPEKVSLLAGARESRSRQGNVNGSIADEDPGSFVVTFDGTAKAEDWYALHAEQPVRFSRAVFAHGQNFHDGGWFDASAGKPRLQIQRTANGPWEEAAVFETYPATTATDHRGLKPGQTFSVQLAAPVQAVGVRVIGKPACGDNPKQAFSSCAELQVFEK comes from the coding sequence ATGAGAACGCCACTTATGCATGGCAGCCTGGCCGTTTTCCTGCTTTCCGCCACGTTGATCCACTCCGCCGCCCCCCAGCCGGTGCCGTTCAAAACACCGGATCGCCTGCCGGATCAGTTCCAGCCGCTGTCCCCCGCCGAGGTGAAACTGGAGGGTTTTCTGGGCGAACGCATCCAGCGCAACGCCCTCAGCCGGCTGGCCAAAGTGGACTTGGAGCCGCTGCTGGCGGGCTTCCGGCAGAAACCCGGCTCGCATCCGTGGATCGGGGAGCACATTGGCAAATGGATGCATGCGGCCACCCTGGCCTGGGCTTATACCGGCGACGCCGCTTTGCGCGCAAAACTTGACTACGCCGCCGCTGAACTCATCAAAACGCAGGAGGCCGATGGTTATCTGGGCACCTATACGCCTGACAAGCGTTTCGGTCTGTATCCCGGCGCCGATTGGGATGTGTGGTCGCACAAGTACTGCCTGATGGGCCTGCTGACGTATTACCAATACACCGGCAACGCGGCGGCGCTGGCGGCCAGCCGGAAGGCGGCGGATTTATTGATCGCCACCTTTCCGGCGAAGAAGAGCATCCTGGCGGCAGGCACTCATGTTGGCATGGCGGCCACGAGTGTCTTGGAGCCTATTGTGCTGCTCTATCGGCACACCGGCGAGGCCAAATACCTGGAATTTGCACGGTATATTGTGCGCTCGTGGGACGAACCGAATGGCCCGCGGATCATCGCCGCCCTGCTCAAGGAGGGCAAAGTCAACAAGACCGCCAACGGCAAGGCTTATGAGATGTTGTCCAATCTGGTGGGTTTGTGCGAGCTGGCCCGCGCCACCGGCGAGGCGGAGCTGCTCCTTCCTGTGGAAAAGGCCGTCCAGGACATCATCAATACCAAAATGTACCTCACCGGCGGCATGAGCCAGGGGGAGCATTTCCGGGAAGATCATTACCTGCCCAACGGCATGGGCGCGCATGTCAGTGAGACCTGCGTCAGCACGACGTGGGTGCAACTGCTGTGGCAAATGCTGCGGCTGAAAGGGGAGGCGCTCTACGGGCGGGAACTGGAACGCATTCTCTACAATCACCTGGCCGCCGCCCAGCGCCCGGACGGTGAGCAATGGTGTTATTTTACTTCTTTGGAGGGCACCAAACCCTATGGCCCCGGCATCAACTGCTGCGTCTCCAGCGGCCCGCGCGGCATGGCGCTGGCGGCCCAGTGCGCTTATTTTAAAACCAGGGATGCCCGGGGACAGGAGAGCCTCTTCATCAACCTCCTGGAGCCGGGCCGCGTCACCACCACCGTGAACGGCCAGGCGGTGACCCTGGACTTCGCGAGTTCGTATCCCGAGGGCGGGGAATTCAAAGTGCGCGTCACGGCCTCCCAGCCGGTGGTGCTGGGTTTACAATGCCGCATTCCCCCGTGGGCAGCCAAGGATGCGGCCGCCACGGCGCGCGTGGTGGCGCCGCGGTTGTGGCGCAACGGCGACAGCTTGACCCTGCTCGAGCTGCCCGCCCGGCCGCAGCAACTGATCGCCGGTCAGCATGGCAACGAGGGCCGCGCGGCCCTGGCCTACGGCCCCTTCGTGCTGGCTCTGGACACCGCACTGAACCCCGGCTTGGACTCGCCCAATCTGCTGGGGCTGGTGGACGATCGCCTGCAACGCCGTCCTGGCACGCTGGAGTTTGTGGCGCAGGTGAAATCTTTGCGTGATCCCGCCCCCCGCCCGGCGGTGTGGGTGCCCTTTGCCAATGCCGGCGCCACGGGCGGACGTTTCCAGGTCTGGCTGCGCGCCCCCGGCGCCGCGCTGCCGGAAAAGGTCTCTCTGCTGGCCGGCGCGCGTGAAAGCCGCTCGCGGCAGGGTAATGTGAACGGCTCCATTGCGGATGAAGATCCCGGCTCCTTTGTGGTCACTTTCGACGGCACCGCCAAGGCGGAGGATTGGTATGCCCTGCACGCAGAACAACCCGTACGTTTCAGCCGGGCCGTGTTTGCCCACGGCCAGAATTTCCATGACGGCGGCTGGTTTGATGCCAGCGCCGGCAAGCCCCGCCTGCAAATCCAGCGGACCGCCAACGGCCCGTGGGAGGAGGCGGCCGTGTTTGAAACTTATCCCGCCACCACGGCCACGGACCACCGGGGATTGAAACCGGGCCAGACCTTCAGCGTCCAACTTGCCGCGCCGGTGCAGGCCGTCGGCGTGCGCGTGATTGGCAAACCGGCCTGCGGCGACAACCCCAAACAAGCCTTCAGCTCCTGTGCGGAGCTGCAGGTGTTTGAGAAATAA
- a CDS encoding sugar phosphate isomerase/epimerase: MRSQSLLPRRAWLQRAATAAAALALAPSCATSATARAARHPLGCYTRPWDQLDYRAALDGMAEAGFQYAGLMTTRGRPSLVVHVDSTPEAVAAVAAEVKARGLKVISIYGGDFHAEQGVAAGVAGLKRLVDHCVSCGCPHLLLGGTGDARVFPAYYQAVREVCPYAEARQVTLTIKPHGGLNATGPECRKIIESVGHRRFRLWYDPGNIFYYSDGRLDPVEDAATVNGLVAGMSVKDFLPPKEVMLTPGTGRVNFPAVLRRLQRGGFTAGPLVIECLSRGNGQDARLITAEARKAREFVEGLLKG; encoded by the coding sequence ATGCGATCACAATCCCTACTTCCGCGGCGGGCCTGGCTCCAGCGCGCGGCCACCGCTGCGGCCGCCCTGGCGCTGGCGCCCTCCTGCGCCACGAGCGCCACCGCACGTGCCGCGCGCCATCCGCTCGGCTGCTACACGCGGCCGTGGGATCAGTTGGATTATCGCGCAGCGCTGGATGGCATGGCGGAGGCGGGCTTTCAATACGCCGGCCTGATGACCACGCGCGGGCGGCCCTCGCTGGTGGTGCATGTGGACTCCACGCCGGAGGCCGTGGCCGCAGTGGCGGCGGAAGTCAAGGCGCGGGGGCTGAAGGTGATTTCCATTTACGGCGGCGATTTCCACGCCGAGCAGGGGGTGGCGGCGGGGGTGGCCGGCCTCAAGCGGCTGGTGGATCATTGCGTGAGCTGCGGCTGCCCGCATCTGCTGCTGGGCGGCACCGGCGATGCCCGGGTTTTTCCGGCCTATTACCAGGCCGTGCGGGAGGTGTGCCCGTACGCCGAGGCCAGGCAGGTCACCCTCACCATCAAGCCCCACGGCGGGCTTAACGCCACCGGCCCCGAGTGCCGGAAAATCATCGAATCCGTCGGCCATCGCCGCTTCCGGCTGTGGTACGATCCGGGCAACATTTTCTACTACTCGGACGGCCGGCTGGACCCGGTGGAGGACGCGGCCACCGTCAACGGGCTGGTGGCCGGCATGAGTGTGAAGGATTTCCTGCCCCCCAAGGAAGTCATGCTCACCCCCGGCACCGGGCGGGTGAACTTTCCCGCGGTCCTGCGCCGGCTGCAACGCGGCGGCTTCACGGCCGGACCGCTGGTGATTGAATGTCTGAGCCGGGGGAACGGCCAGGACGCGCGCTTGATCACGGCCGAGGCGCGCAAGGCCCGGGAGTTTGTGGAAGGCCTGTTGAAAGGTTAG
- a CDS encoding uroporphyrinogen decarboxylase family protein, which yields MNSRERVLARIAGQPVDRLPVMPITMMFAGDRAGIPYGEYCRDHRRLVEAQVRVAEEFDFDYVSAISDPAREAADCGAKIQWFPNQPPAIIEEEALLTDKATLARLRVPDPLGGGRMTDRVQAVALLKQKTAGEKIVEGWVEGPMAQGADLRGINTIMLDFFDDAAFVRDLFEFIVEMELRFARAQIEAGADLIGVGDAAASLVGPQIYEEFVWPYEKRLVDGIHAAGGRVRLHICGRTNPILKGMGALGCDIVDLDYFADLARARQEMGPAQVLLGNLEPVGVVRNQTPQAIHAALAACHQAAGERYIAGAGCEIVRDTPPENVRAISDYARTCRA from the coding sequence ATGAACAGCCGAGAACGCGTGCTCGCCCGGATCGCCGGCCAGCCGGTGGATCGTCTGCCCGTGATGCCCATCACCATGATGTTTGCCGGCGACCGCGCCGGCATTCCCTATGGGGAATACTGCCGCGACCACCGCCGGCTGGTGGAGGCCCAGGTGCGGGTGGCCGAGGAATTTGACTTCGATTATGTCTCGGCAATTTCCGATCCCGCGCGTGAGGCTGCCGATTGCGGGGCCAAGATTCAATGGTTCCCCAACCAGCCGCCCGCCATCATCGAGGAGGAGGCCCTGCTGACCGACAAGGCAACCCTGGCGCGCCTGCGCGTCCCCGATCCGCTGGGCGGCGGGCGCATGACCGACCGCGTGCAGGCGGTGGCGCTCCTCAAGCAAAAAACCGCCGGCGAAAAAATCGTCGAGGGCTGGGTCGAAGGCCCGATGGCGCAAGGCGCGGATTTGCGCGGCATCAATACCATCATGCTGGACTTTTTTGATGATGCTGCCTTCGTGCGGGATTTGTTTGAGTTCATTGTGGAAATGGAATTGCGGTTTGCGCGGGCCCAAATCGAGGCAGGGGCAGACCTCATCGGCGTGGGCGATGCCGCCGCCAGCTTGGTGGGGCCGCAAATCTATGAGGAATTTGTCTGGCCTTATGAAAAGCGGCTGGTGGACGGCATTCACGCGGCCGGCGGGCGGGTGCGGCTGCACATCTGCGGGCGCACCAATCCCATTCTCAAAGGCATGGGGGCGCTGGGCTGTGACATTGTGGATCTGGATTATTTTGCCGACCTGGCGCGGGCGCGGCAGGAGATGGGGCCGGCGCAGGTTTTACTGGGCAATCTGGAGCCGGTGGGGGTGGTGCGAAATCAAACGCCGCAGGCAATCCACGCCGCCTTGGCCGCATGCCATCAGGCGGCTGGGGAGCGCTACATCGCGGGAGCAGGTTGCGAAATTGTGCGCGACACCCCCCCCGAAAACGTCCGCGCCAT
- the glnA gene encoding type I glutamate--ammonia ligase, translating into MAKNTPKSVIEMAKKAGAKMFDIKFCDTFGSWQHFSCPIAELSEEIFTEGLGFDGSSIRGWKSIEASDMLAMPDPDTAFIDPFMEVPTLSLTATIAETGTKEPYSRDPRGIAQKAEKYLASTGVGDAAFFGPEAEFFVFDNVQYEVKTNAAFHSIDSIEGIWNSGREEMPNLGYKIRHKEGYFPVAPADTQQDLRTEMTLLMEQLGVTIERQHHEVATAGQAEIDIRFDTLVSCADKMMIYKYVVKNVAKKHGKTATFMPKPLFGDNGSGMHTHISVWKKGKPLFAGNAYAGLSPLALNFIGGILKHAKALCAICSPTTNSYKRLVPGYEAPVNLAYSARNRSAAIRIPTYSENPKAKRIEYRPPDPSANIYLSNAALLMAGLDGVLNKIDPGEPMDKNLYELPPEEHAKIPQVPSSLGEALDYLEKDHEFLLKGDVFTLDFIETWIAAKRKEHDAIRLRPHPYEFFLYYDV; encoded by the coding sequence ATGGCAAAAAACACCCCAAAGAGCGTCATTGAAATGGCCAAAAAGGCCGGCGCCAAAATGTTCGACATCAAGTTCTGCGACACCTTTGGCTCGTGGCAGCACTTTAGCTGCCCCATCGCCGAGCTGTCGGAAGAGATTTTCACCGAAGGCCTGGGCTTTGACGGCTCGTCCATCCGCGGCTGGAAATCCATCGAAGCCTCCGACATGCTGGCCATGCCCGACCCCGATACGGCTTTCATTGATCCCTTCATGGAAGTGCCCACGTTGTCCCTGACGGCCACCATCGCCGAAACCGGCACCAAGGAGCCCTACAGCCGCGATCCGCGCGGCATCGCCCAGAAGGCCGAGAAATATCTGGCCAGCACCGGCGTGGGGGATGCGGCCTTTTTCGGGCCGGAGGCCGAGTTCTTTGTCTTTGACAACGTGCAGTACGAAGTCAAAACCAACGCGGCCTTCCACAGCATTGACTCCATTGAAGGCATCTGGAACAGCGGCCGCGAGGAAATGCCCAACCTGGGCTACAAAATCCGGCACAAGGAAGGTTACTTCCCGGTGGCTCCGGCTGATACACAGCAGGATTTGCGCACCGAGATGACCCTGCTCATGGAGCAGTTGGGCGTCACCATCGAGCGCCAACACCACGAGGTGGCCACCGCGGGCCAGGCGGAAATTGACATCCGCTTCGACACGCTGGTGAGCTGCGCCGACAAGATGATGATCTACAAGTACGTGGTCAAGAATGTGGCCAAAAAGCACGGTAAGACGGCCACCTTCATGCCCAAGCCGCTGTTTGGCGACAATGGCAGCGGCATGCACACCCACATCAGCGTCTGGAAGAAGGGCAAGCCTCTGTTTGCCGGCAACGCCTACGCCGGCCTCAGCCCGCTGGCCCTCAACTTCATCGGCGGCATCCTCAAGCATGCCAAGGCCCTGTGCGCCATCTGCAGCCCCACCACCAACTCCTACAAGCGCCTGGTGCCGGGCTATGAGGCCCCGGTGAACCTGGCCTACAGCGCCCGCAACCGCTCGGCCGCCATCCGCATCCCCACCTACAGCGAGAATCCCAAAGCCAAGCGGATCGAGTACCGGCCGCCCGATCCCTCGGCCAACATCTACCTCAGCAACGCCGCCCTGCTCATGGCCGGCCTGGACGGCGTGCTCAACAAAATTGATCCGGGCGAACCCATGGACAAGAACCTCTACGAGCTGCCGCCGGAGGAACACGCCAAAATCCCGCAGGTCCCCAGCAGCCTCGGCGAGGCCCTGGATTACCTGGAAAAGGATCATGAATTCCTGCTCAAGGGCGACGTCTTCACCCTCGACTTCATCGAGACGTGGATCGCCGCCAAGCGCAAGGAGCATGACGCCATCCGGTTGCGGCCGCACCCGTACGAATTCTTCCTGTATTACGATGTGTAA